A region of Fibrobacter succinogenes subsp. succinogenes S85 DNA encodes the following proteins:
- a CDS encoding SufB/SufD family protein — MNAEFIQNLPTAEQAIARLRELGMPRRNNELWSFFPVAKIPTPEFMDTDFAAAPTTFPAAAPANQETDFAALLPIANQARPMIREIVPGAAEMAMLKCNNDFGHTVLDIGKGAKVSLEILDNKVTHDIAAERFDINVGENADVEIFFANPACDLPLRFRHFNINQAAGANVRFSSICKDTAIGRVSVECHLKGEGANFDYRSLHVLDGEASQHSRLTIYHEAPRTTSTQLARNLLSGSARVSYDGSVIVGYDCTGVNSSQLVNTILLSEDASVSVKPVLKIYHDDVECTHGNTVGELDAEQMFYLVSRGIPKKAAQEMLMRSFAQETFLPLPDSPAKKRLMAEI; from the coding sequence ATGAACGCTGAATTTATACAGAACTTGCCCACCGCGGAACAGGCGATAGCGCGCCTGCGTGAGCTCGGCATGCCCCGTCGCAATAACGAACTTTGGTCGTTCTTCCCGGTTGCCAAAATCCCAACACCGGAATTCATGGACACGGATTTTGCGGCAGCCCCAACGACTTTCCCGGCAGCAGCCCCGGCCAACCAAGAAACCGACTTTGCCGCCCTCCTCCCGATTGCAAATCAAGCCCGCCCCATGATTCGCGAAATCGTGCCCGGCGCAGCCGAAATGGCGATGCTCAAGTGCAACAACGACTTCGGTCACACAGTTCTTGACATCGGCAAAGGCGCCAAGGTGAGCCTCGAAATTCTCGACAACAAGGTCACTCACGACATCGCCGCCGAGCGTTTTGACATCAACGTCGGCGAAAATGCAGATGTCGAAATCTTCTTTGCAAACCCGGCCTGCGATTTGCCGCTCCGCTTTAGGCATTTCAACATCAACCAGGCCGCAGGTGCCAACGTCCGCTTTTCGAGCATCTGCAAGGATACAGCCATTGGCCGCGTCAGCGTCGAATGCCACCTCAAAGGCGAAGGCGCCAACTTCGATTACCGCAGCCTCCACGTTCTCGATGGCGAAGCCTCGCAGCACAGCCGCCTCACAATTTACCACGAAGCCCCGCGCACCACAAGCACACAGCTTGCCCGCAACTTGCTTTCTGGTTCTGCACGTGTGAGCTACGACGGAAGCGTCATCGTCGGTTACGACTGCACAGGCGTCAACTCGAGCCAGCTCGTGAATACAATCCTCTTGAGCGAAGATGCTAGCGTCTCCGTGAAGCCCGTCCTCAAGATTTATCACGATGACGTGGAATGCACGCACGGCAACACCGTCGGCGAACTCGATGCTGAACAGATGTTCTACCTCGTGAGCCGCGGCATCCCCAAAAAGGCTGCCCAGGAAATGCTCATGCGCTCCTTTGCTCAAGAGACGTTCCTCCCGCTCCCCGACAGCCCCGCGAAAAAGCGATTGATGGCGGAAATTTAG